The DNA sequence CTTTTCGATCTTTCTATTAGTACAAGCTGTGACATCTGACAGGGCGAAGTTTGGAGCCCGCTGAAGCAAATTTCACTTTGCGCTAACCCTATCTATTCATCTTCGCTTCAGCCCAGACACtttattaaaatttattttctttttcgctTTAGGATACACTGCTGGAAGAGCAATCACTCTTCGACTCGTCTTTTCACGACGCGTACAAACCAGTAAAACCCAACTCGAAAACCGACTCCTACTACAAGAAACGACCACTCGAAGCGGAACTCGAAGAACCGGCGGCGAAACGAGCATTCGTGCCAAATGACGATTATCTCGAGCGAAATTCTCCTTCTCCTGCCCCACAAAGCTTGGCTCATGATAACCGAAGAGTCATCGTCCCAGCCGGTAAGATGACACCGTGTAATTTTAGTCATTTGGCCAGTGCTTGTCAACACTAGGGACCGCCTTAGATTAGGTTTCTGAAATGATCTCTAGCGCTCTGCGGTGCTCGACCGAGAATCAACACATCACAAAGTTGCGCTCCAAGAAAGGGGCGGATCTTAGAGTCCTATACTCCATTAACCTCTGAAAATAATTCAAGATTGTGTCTTTTCTTATCACTGATCGCTATCTTATAGCCCCATTTCTTTtatattgttttaaaaaggAAAGCTTTTAGGATacacaactttttttttttgcgttgaGTCTTCGGCATCACAAGCAATGCCGCATGCCTGGACTAAAGCAGATTAGTATTGCGTCCATCACAAAATCCACCAGAAATAATACATTTTCTCTTCTAAATCATTTTTCATTACATCCCTTTCTATCACCCCTTATTTTATCGAAAAATATCATCCCTTATTTTATCGAAAGGGAGTCGAGTTTTGTCGCTaaatttttgttctttttttctgctCAGATCCTCTATGCTGGACCAAAGAACACGTTCGCCAGTGGATCCTTTGGGCAATCAAAGAATTCTCACTTAAAGACATCGACATCGACCGATTCAACATCGATGGACGCGACCTCTGCCGACTCACACGAGACGATTTCATGAAGCTCGCCCCAGCCTACAACGGCGACATTCTGATGGCCCATCTGTGCGTCTTGAGAAAAAGTAAGCAAACGGACTTATATAAAGTAGTAGTGGTTTTGAGGGGCCCAAGTAGATAGCGCGCGCACTCGTTTCACCTTTCATCACTAGATAGTCGACATTTCTGGCAGGATGCCCAAGTTTAATACCCTCGGTCAACGAGGTTACGACACACCCGCGCTTGAAGGCTATTATCTCGCCCCGCGGTCATGGAAGATCCGATTACTGTGAGCAGCCTGATTTGGCGAAGGTCGAACACGCCATTTCAAATCCCGAATGATAATCCTGATTTATATCTGCGCGAGATTAAAGTCTTTTTTTAACCCGTTTTCCTTAAAACCCATCACCTTATTCTAGTTTTCAATTAAAGATCCACGATTTAGTCTATCTACTATAATTAATACAAATTTCAGTGTTTTGTTATGTTGCTTATACTCCTCTCTTTGTCCTTGCAGCACCGTTACCGAATCTCACATCAGACGACATCGACTCGGCTCTCGCACCCGCTTCAGTCTCGACCCAATCCTGCACtgcttacacccctacctcatCCCTCTACGACTCGAGACCACACCCTGTAATCACAAGCAACCCTAACGCTGCCTCATCCAGGAGTACCGACTACAGCATGTCGCGCTACAGCAATAACGATGCCTACGACCGCGCCACACCGACCTGGAGCGCCCCAGCATCGCAAACCCCCAGGCTCTCCCACATGAAGGACGGGGTTGTCCCGAACAAGACCGTCCCCGAGGCAACAGTACAGACAGGCTCATTCAATGCCAGCCCGATGCCCCACCGTGCCGATACCCCTGCTACAGGTAGCGGCCAGATTCAGCTATGGCAGTTCCTCTTAGAGCTGCTCTCAGACCCCAAGAACGCTAACTGCATCGCCTGGGAGGGCACCAACGGCGAGTTCAAACTGGTGGACCCGGATGAGGTAGCAAGAAGGTGGGGAGAGAGAAAAAACAAGCCCAACATGAACTACGACAAGCTTAGCCGTGCTCTCAGGTACTACTACGACAAAAACATCATGACCAAAATCCACGGCAAGCGCTACGCCTACAAGTACGACTTCCAGGGCCTTGCGCAACTCAACCAGCCAATCACATCTGACGCTCAGGCGCATGCTCAGGCCGCTTACAAGTTCCCAGGCTCCGACTTCTACGCGGGATTCCCGACCGCATCGCTGTACTCGCACCCCGGCGCAAACACCTGCTTCCAGATGCCGTACTGGGGGCGTGCCCCACCTGCTTACCCACAGACCCGACCGATGTACCCCTCACCCATGGCCAGTATGACCTACTACGCCTAAATCCACCCCACAAAGACATTTTATAGATAGTTTATAAACATatacatcatatatatatattgaatCGAGACTATTTATTCGTTTACACACTGTGGGAGCTCTGTTTTCGAGAGCCATCAATGAAGTTGTTTTTTGGCAGTATTTCCCCGGTGACATGACGGTGTACATTTTTGTAGAAGTCGcatatttttgtaaaaatggTAGCATCTGGAATCAATGtaggatttaaaaaaagatttttaaatgtCACGGGTTACTTCCATATACCTTGAAAATGGTAATGGTTGGCAATTGACTAATTagtattttatatataaattaaaaaaaaagaaagatagTTCTGTTTAAGGAGGCAATGAAATGTAAATGATGATTGACATCGGCTGTTTTCTTACAGCAAaacaattttaaagaaatgccaAGAAAACACTTTGTTGTTCATAGAATATTTATGTATTACGAAgagttttttaaatattgtatATTTTTCTCAAGCTAAAGTTCAGCATGAAAACTAAAAGTACCAAATAGATAATTTATAATGTTGCTGTTcttcatatttttattatatattgttgtaaataaatatatttgaaCTTGATTTGAGTGGTGTATTCCCCTATTGGTTCAAAACAAAGCTTAAAATGTCTCGCACAGCTATAAAAACAGTAACTGTTTGCGTTCTTCTCCCTTTAccaaaataaaggaaaaacaaaaccCGTGTGAATCCAAAACAGTAAATACATGGACTGAAATATTGAAAGAACGTGTTTCACATGTTTAAAGAGGGACAACCCCGCTGTCATTTCACGCTCCCGCACTACCATTAAGTCAAGCGAGtaactgaattttttttctaaacaaatatcATATTTAGGATAATTTTCTTTTGCAATTCGGTCGTTGTAATGTTTAAGGAGTGGCTGTCCGCTGGCTACTAATTGCGCTAAAGAACAGACTGAGAAAAATGTATAGCATTTGTATTTGAATACCATCACTATCAAATAATGATATCGTGCACTCAAAACTTTGTACGGTGTGTGGTTTCCCCGCTTGGTTATTTACACCCAGAGAGCATTCCACCAGAAGCGGTGAGCAGAGCTTTGTTGAGATGGAAGCGCATGACGTTTTCAACAACCCTATTAAAACCACTCCAGATGATCTCGACCCGCGCAGCTTTGCCGGGAGCGCAGTACGCTTGTGAACCGCAACAAGGCTAATCGAATATCTTCGAATGTTTCCATCGTTATAACCCTTGTGAGAGAAAGTTCTCACAAAACCCTTGGATATGACGCATAGATATGGTTCATAGAGCTGGTTCAGGATTTTTAGAACGAGGATGGGGGAAGAGTAATAAATGTAAATTTGCATCCAAGGAGAGTGTTGGTTCCCCTGGACCATGGACCCGTGCATGGCTTTATAAGTGGTCTCCTTACTAGGGTGTCCGCCCTATACTGACTTAGTCTTGAAGCTAGTGCCTTTGATAAGTGGTATCTTTATTTAGGCTGGCTTGACTGCACAACACTAAAATGGATCGACTTTCCCAACTGTTTGCATGAAAAAGCGGCTAATAGAGAGGGTGTACACTACAACCCCTTACTGTGCCATACAGAACGCCCACAGTAGATCACACGTCTTGGCTGGTGGACGGGGGTTACCCTTTTTCTCAACGCTCCCTCCCGGATGGACATCTTAAGATGGACATCCGTAGAATAGTCTGATACTCTGGTTTCGAAATCAACGCACGACAAGTCTGTGATTTTACTTAAACTCGTGTGAGAATAATGCGTATATAAGGGCCTTTGCTTTATATTCGAGAAGAGCCTGGGGAACTAAGGAGAACTAGCCCATTACTATCGATATCAAATAAAGGGCGAGGCAATGGATTATGTTCGCATGGGTCGTGAGTTAATTTATGTGTTTTTAAGGCGATCTGTGTGTGTCCCTTTTCCTCAAGGGCTTTCCTCGTTTTGCGCTGTGCCAGTTCCCGTATTTTAGCCTCACGAGTATAAGCAAAATTCAACACATGTCTAcaataactaaataaaaacGCTCCATGTCGGGCCCTTCCTGTTTGTCTGAGATAAGGACATGGTGAATGTCAAGCCCGTGGGTGCTTTGCTTTAGCAATATTTATAAAAACACGTCAAGACTAGGACACATGCTGAGCCCTGCGAGGCTCTGAAACCGATACATCTCAAATTGCGCAATCCAACGCAGTCTTGTTTTAGCGACACTCGGCCGCAAACGTGTTTTAGTCGCCGCTTGAGACACGATGGCGTCGACCCCCCGCCTTGCACATTTCGGATGGATTCTCAACATGGGAGAAACCGATATTTGCAGACCAAGTGGACGCTTCGTCGCTtcaagaatagaaaaagagtCACGCCCCATCGCGGTATACTACGAGTAAGGGCTGTTGCAAAGCCAAGCGGTGACTGCTTTGAAGATATGTAGCCTAGTTTTACAGTCTTAAACCACGAAACCACAAAAAGCGCTGATGATCGTGGGACTAGTACAGCAAACCCTTGGATAAGTCAGCATTCTTGGTTACTGGAAGACACAGCGATGACAGCACCAATCAAGCGAAGAGCGCACGGGGTAATCGAGTATGTAAGCGCGGACGCTAAAAAGCGCGCGAAAAGACGCGACCATTACTGTCTTGTGATCACCCCCGAACTAAAAGGAGTCTTTCAATCTACGAAGCTTTCTTTCATCGGTACTTTAAAATATGGATACTATAACAGCGGGGTTCGTGAGAGCGAGGAGAATACTTATTTCACCGCGAAATGGATTAAAAAGCATTTCTGTTTTCATTGAATTTCCCTACGGCCGGACGCAAAACAAAGAGATGAGAAAAAACGAAAGACCGAAGACaaaataatagtaatgatgataataaaggCTTCATTTAGAACATAGTGGCAGAGGAGTCTCTATTTACTGACTATGTTTATCATGAAAGTATCAAAAAAGCTAGGCAATAATTGGTGTAAAATGGTAGTAAAATCTTGGCTTGAATACTATTTTGTcgtgaaattgaaaaaaatgctgACCCCTAGTAAAAGCATAATTAAAAggcaatttttttctaaacagcTACAATAGTATTCATTAgttgtttattttgtcatcAATAGAAACAAACCCTTATGATAACACAAATCTTTCTTATGTCGTCATGCATGCTCGGGAGCGAATACGTGACATTTCAGCTGGGCAGACAAATAGTTCATTCAAAACGCTACAGACAATACACCACAAGCTAGTAGTAGTCCAATACAACCACAAGCTACTTTGTCAAGGTCATCACGTGTATCGGAGCACGTTCGCGATGACGTTGGTAGCTGTCGACCGCAACGAAGCGTGCCGATACGCGGTCGAGTTGAGTCACTGCGGCGAGGCTGTAACGAATTTACTTTCGTCAGACTTGAAACAAGCGCCATGTgcgttgaaaaaaaaaaagtgattgATGCAACGACATTATAGTGTACTCGCTTGCCTTGAAAAAGGGGACTATTGATAAAGTTAGAAACAAAACTCTTGATAAAAGCACAGCCGCACGTACCCAATATGATAATTTTGATATTTACTTGATCTTTAGCGCCTTTAAAAAAGGGTCAAACAAAATGGGgtcaccctgggtaccagaggctccgagcttcgcggcgacaacTATTCGCTCAAATTCTTTTCTATTTGATAACAAGAAGAGGGCTTTGAGCATAGCGCCACACGCCGCAGTGGTAATCTAATATTCATACACCATTTTTCAAGTAAATacaatttatttgttattctcGTACATATAAAAActattgtttcttttttttatcaagatGTGTGCAATGTACGTTTTAGCATGGAATACTTCCCGCCAGAGTAAACTAGAGGAATAATTTGCccgaatataataatatatagttTATGAGACATATAAACTTTGTTACACATttattaataaatatatattctaTGATATAAGATGTCTAAAAATCAATgagattttaaaaattaattcAAATATTTATGGTAAAATATTTTGGTTCCTTGGGCGATCGAAAATGTCCCAGGGGAAGACAGGAGTGATCGTCAGCTAAAttaattttaaccctaagggatagcacttcgAGTGcggtcaacagcaattcttactCCTAAAAGATAACACATCGGGTGTGGTCGGAGCTTTTTCGAACCAAGGGATAGCACTAGAAACACATTTTCAGTTTTtgaaaatgttgttgttttccttGACACTGTCATCGAGCACATCTATATTGGGACGACTTTTGAGTCCAGTTGTTGTTGAATATGATGATCCTATAACGTGAAACCCACTAAAGGATCACAGAATCGGAAGAATCGTTGAACACACCCTAAGGGATATCTGTTGGCAAAAAAAGATTCCCCCACCCGAGGAAAATGGAACCTGTAAACCAAAGTCAGAGATTGTCATTAGAAGTCAGACAATACGCAGCCAGAAACTTGAAAATCTAGTTCTCTATTGGTTGGTTGCTATTGACGTAGCTACTTGAACCGACGTAAGAGCTTTTACTTGCACCGGAAGTTGAATTGTTTGCAGGTCCACCAGTAGAAGAGCCCGGTATACCCGAAGTGAATGCAATATTATCCGGAGACCGGAAGTCAGTTGCTCTACTGTCCAGACAGTAGAGCCCGGTATACCGGAAGTCAATGCcacattattttgttaccAGAAGTCAGTTGTACCAGAAGTGGAACTGATTGCAGGCCCAGACAGTAGAGCAAGGGATACAGGAAGTCAATGTCCGGTTGTACCGGAAGTCATAGATCGATTAATTTGGACTTCCGGGCCCGCTTGAGCTCCCGCCGGAAGTACTGAATGGTCTTATTGATGCCCACATCCAAGGGAACCTAAGAAGTTTGAGGAGAATCCATCAACAATTGGTGGAACATGGAGAAGTTTGAGGAGAATCCATCAACAATTGGTGGAACATGGAGTAGTTTGAGGAGAATACATCAACAATTTGTGGGACATGGACGTCGATAGAAGAAGTTTGAGGAGAATCCATCAACAATTTGTGGAACATGGACAAGGATAGAAAATcttgattataatgatgatggcagagatgacaatgttgatgacgatgatgatgattaaatCATGTTGATTAGaataatgacaatgacaatgatagatatgagaaggctgattatgataatggttaaatcatcattaaaataatgacaatgataagATGAAATTCTgcagataatgatgatggtgtaaCTGTCAATCATAATGATGGAAGTggaagatgatgatagtgatgacaaTCATAGTGATGATATAGATGACTGTTGATAAGttggtaataataatgatgatgatgatagtaaaGACAATAAGATTGTATGCTCACTAGTGGTTTCCAGTTAAGAAGTCTCCTGGCACGAGTgatgtctggttttcgtcgtTTTGGGTCATCTTCCATCTGAGCCACATTGATGATTGGGTTATTACCACCTGCAATATTTACTGGACAGTGAATCGAATGGCAACATTCTATTAAAGCACAGAGAAGGGTAGTGGGCTgagttctaaaaaaaactgggTACACCTTTTGCTCTTAAAATTGCTGTTGGCCACactacattttttattttgaaagtaGCAAATAGTCCCCAGAATGGACCCTAATACTAACGATCAACAAAACCGATTGCTTTCACTTTTGGTATGTTATGAGAAATAAGAGGTAGCTAAATAACACTGGTAAACAAATCCTTGCCCACGTATGGGGTGGATTTTAATTAAAGTAGGTAAATAACAGGgtgactgaaaataaaaatgtgccAATATCTCAGAATTCCTCTTGtacattttaataaaacttcctGTAAGTGTCGTCCAAGGTCTGATGTACAATATCCTATAgcttatttgttaaaaaattcCCCTGTAGCGAACAGAACTTCGCGAAAAGTAAACTTTGCCATTTAAACAGCAATGTAAGCACATGTTACCATCCCTAGCTTCATGGCATAGCCAAATAGTTTGATGATCCATATGCATACTCACCAACGGCTTTGTTAATAATCCTTGCAAATTCCATGATTGAGTGCTCATCGGGGTTACCCTGGGTAAAATGCACAACATTGAAATCAATTGATGACATGTTACTTTGTTACTTATCAGTGGTGGTCCCACATGGGGGAGGATAACATCCAATAGAACATTCCAGCCATAAGCATGCACACATGGAacatggaaacctacctcacTACCGTCATGCAGCACGCTTCGTTTGCTGCAAGCTTAAAAAAGCGTGCGCTGCATTCTGgaagttgaggtaggtttctgaGGTAATGCATGCACAACCTCATAGCTCGAATGGCCTAGGGGCATAACACACAGCAGGCCCCTGTTGCGAGGACCTTTTCTCAAGTAATCACAGCACAGGCAAcccaaggctactgtcagtggtttataaaggaatgtatgggggaatttatttgttagcaaaaaaaatactttatcgtgaaaaataaaactttagaccATGTAATTTTGTGTTTGAGTCTTCCTTAATTTCAATTTTGCCGATAGAATGTCAGTAGGGTATGTTTGAAGCCCGCTACAAATTGTGTTTCTTACTGTATATATATTAATTGAAATAAAGTGAGACTCAAACAAATATAACATGGTTTAAAGTTTTATCTTTAAAGATAAAGTACTTTTTTcgctaacatataaattcccccacacattcctttataaaccactgacagtagccttgggctgcctgtgatCACAGTGGAAAATTTTATGacagcccccctccccaaaagACGCATAAAATTTTAGTATTACAGCTTCAtatttagaagaaaaaaaatcacataaGATCCAAGTAGGCCTAAAGAAAAATTTCTGCCAGTCATATTGTTAGCCCCTTTGTTATTTAATGCACATGTCTTTAATGAACAAAGAAAACCCCCTTTGCATCAGCGCTTTCAACATAAATTAATTTGTCCCTTACCACATTGACTGGCTTGGAGTAGTTGCTGTTCATGAGCAAGATGAGACCATTCACCAAGTCGCTATATAGAAGGAATGGGACAAGGTTTGTAATCCATGTTGTAAAAGAACCActacacctttgttattgtttacacttCAAATACAACATATTAGATTAAGTTATCAATATTTTGGTTGCTTAGCTTGCAATGCAGTGAAAATTATAAATGTTATTTGTCTACTGTCTAAATGAAAAACCTAATGGTTAAACTTGGGCCAAAGCATTTCCTTGCACATAATACTATattaaaaaatcttaaaaaatcaAGAGCTTACCTGACATACTGGAAAGACCTCGTCTGAGACCCTGAACCATAAAcctgtgataaaaaaaagatgtgCCTCACATTTATGCAATATATCAATACAatagcatagctgtcaactctcccgcattaggcgggagtctcaagattttgaaccttttcTCAAGTCTaactttcttgaaaatatccatacatttcctgtattctcctgcaTTAGCTATTTTGGTATCTCTGATACATTCATGgtattttctcaagatttttccCGAAAGTGAAACTCACAGTCAATGGCTTTCCCTCTAGAGCTTGCAGAATGAAGTTACTGACCACCCGACCTGTACAAAGATGAAACAGCAGAGCATGGTTTTGGCAGGAAATGCCTTCCTTCATATATTATTAGGGGTGACGGCTTTATTAACATGCTCtcattaaaaagaaaactgcAAGAATAAAACAGATAGTTTGAAACAGACACTTTGAAGGTAGAAATCATCTTGAATTGGAAAGTAAGGACAACCTTACCGTCATTCATATGCATGCGGGGCCCAAAAGTGTTAAAGATTCTGGCGACCCGAACTTCCACTTGCTCCTAAAAAAACGCACCCAAAAGTGTTAAAGATTTTGCCGACACGAACTTCcacataaaaatataaagaaacaaaattcataccacaaaaaagacacaataaATTTTAGGATAAAGTAAAAGGTAATTGGTTATTTGCATGGTATGTGCCTAGGCCAACACTGTATTCATGCGTCCTTCAGGCACGCGCCCAGGATTAGCTTAGGAGGGGTTTGCAGTCATATGAGTCACATGGAAAAAGGGTAGTGTTTGATAATCCTTTAACATAAATGCTCCTTTTTTGGGCCCTGCACAGCCCCCTGTGTACCAGACTCCTTGGTCTGTCTGCCCTGCTAGCACAGTAGAGCTGAAAAACGGTGCAATTACACTTGGTATCATGTTTCAATTCCTCCCCTCTTTTTCCCAGTTGGGCCTAGTACCTGTTTAGCATAGGCATAACACATGGTCTCTGCTACACGCTTGCCCTCGTCATAACATGCTCTTGGGCCGATGGGGTTCACATGGCCCCAGTAATCTTCTCCTTGCGGGTGTTCCTGTTGGAATTGGGGATGTCTGTGTGAGATAGCATTTAGAAAAAAGTGTCTTGTGCATGGAATTGGGGATGTCTGTGTGAGATAGCATCTAGAAAAAAAGTGTCTCTTGCATTCTGGGCCAATACAGTATTTGCTAAAGAAAAGATTTAAATAGTCATGGTTCTCACCTCTGGGTCTGTTGATCCATACACCATTAGATATCatgaaacaaataataattaattggaattaataaa is a window from the Nematostella vectensis chromosome 9, jaNemVect1.1, whole genome shotgun sequence genome containing:
- the LOC116617866 gene encoding transcriptional regulator Erg yields the protein MYGLSSESNVVPDASVYVQDTLLEEQSLFDSSFHDAYKPVKPNSKTDSYYKKRPLEAELEEPAAKRAFVPNDDYLERNSPSPAPQSLAHDNRRVIVPADPLCWTKEHVRQWILWAIKEFSLKDIDIDRFNIDGRDLCRLTRDDFMKLAPAYNGDILMAHLCVLRKTPLPNLTSDDIDSALAPASVSTQSCTAYTPTSSLYDSRPHPVITSNPNAASSRSTDYSMSRYSNNDAYDRATPTWSAPASQTPRLSHMKDGVVPNKTVPEATVQTGSFNASPMPHRADTPATGSGQIQLWQFLLELLSDPKNANCIAWEGTNGEFKLVDPDEVARRWGERKNKPNMNYDKLSRALRYYYDKNIMTKIHGKRYAYKYDFQGLAQLNQPITSDAQAHAQAAYKFPGSDFYAGFPTASLYSHPGANTCFQMPYWGRAPPAYPQTRPMYPSPMASMTYYA